The genomic region GTAGTCCGGGGCACGGGCAGCAGGCGGGACAGTCGATGGTCCGCTCTGTGGCCGGCCGCTAACTTCCTCCCTACTCCATCACCGCCCTGGCAGAGCTACGAGATCCGCATCCCGGCTGACCAGGGCATTGCGGGCCACGTGGCAACCACCGGCCAGATCCTGAACATCCCGGACGCGTACGCGCACCCGCTTTTCTACCGCGGCGTGGACGACAGCACCGGCTTCCGCACGCGCAACATCCTCTGCTTCCCCATCAAGAACGAGAACCAGGGTGCGGGCTCCGGGAGGCTCCGGGAAGGggggcgggccgggccgggccgggggcggggtctGAGCAGGATGGGGCGGAGCCGAGCGGAGGGTCGGCGACCTTTCCCCCGCCCTGGCGCCTTAGCGTCCGGGAGCAGAAAGGCCTCCGGGATGACCCTGGCCAGGACGTCCCTTGAGGACACCCTGGGAGGGCAGACGCCGCCAGACACATCCACCAGCCGGTCCTAGCCCCTCTCCGGTCCCCAGAGGTCATTGGCGTGGCCGAACTGGTGAACAAGATTAACGGACCATGGTTCAGCAAGTTCGACGAGGACTTGGCGACAGCCTTCTCCATCTACTGTGGCATCAGCATAGCCCATGTgagtggggacaggggtggggccGGCGCAGGACTCTCTGTTCTCCTCTCCACATTGACTCTGTTCAGATGGGTCCATGACTCAGAGCCCTGTTCCTGCTGCCGAACCTACTGGTcacctctggcctcagtttcccatctgaaAATTGGGGATACTATTTCTATCTTGTCCCATTAGCCTCCTAGCATCAGGGAAAGCGCCAGTTGTCATTACTGCCCACCCTCTTCCCAAAGCAACCTCAGCCCAAGCCCCTGGTTAGCTTCTTTTTGGGAAACGTTGGGTCTCATTGTCCAGAATTGGCAGCTCTGACTTGTGGAAACCAACCGTTAGGTTCCTGAGGCTCTCCCACTTCCTTGCTTCTCTTTCCCTGCTATGGGACGGAAGCTCCATGACTAAAGACTGGTGCAGGCTCAGGAGGGGGTTCAAAGTGCCAGATCAAATGCCAAGAGGacctggggaggaagaggagcaaggggagggaggtCTGGGTGAAAATTGGAGGGGGCTCCCTAGTCTGGGCTGGAGCTTGAAGGCTCGGACTAGGGACAGCATGGGACAGGAAGGGGGGTTCTATCTGACCCCTTGGTCCCCTTCCTGGGCATCCTGGGATTTCACAGGCATCTTGCTTGAGCcccattttcccctctctccccagtcCCTCCTATACAAGAAAGTGAATGAGGCCCAGTATCGCAGCCACCTAGCCAACGAGATGATGATGTACCACATGAAGGTGAGGCCTGCACGGAGCTTCTGTCCttctcagggtcccagggtcccccGGAGCCCACCCGTTGCTTCCCTGCCTCCCAATTCCTTGGGGGCCCAGGACCAGCCTGGGTTTTCTGATTGCCCTCTCTTGAAGATAAGAAGATAGACCCAGAACAATGCCTCGCCTCCTGTTCTCCTGCTCTCCTTCAAGGCAGCCTCTCCCAAGCAGTTTCTGCTTCAGCCCCAAGGCTGGCAGCAGGACCCAGCCCAGGGAAGAACTCCCCACATCCGGGGAGAACTCCCACCTTGAGAATTCCTGAAGGCTAGGAAGCTCGCTCAgggcccttcccccagctcccctACGTACAGTGGTCCTGCAGTCCTCCACAGTCTGCTGATACTCTGTCTCATTCCCAGACTCTGTTTCAGAAAAACGGTCCTGGGCTTTAGTTCTGAGTGCATGGTGGTCATTTTCCTCTCACCTGTGTCCAAATCAAAGGGTCCCAGACTTTGTGGGTAGAGTCGAAGCTGTGGTCGGAAGGATTGAGGTTAGACTCTGGGAGGTCCCCCCTGAAAGAAGGAACCCTCGAGTTAAGTGTCTGTGAAAGGCTGACGTTGTTTGGGGGGGGCTCATGAAGGGCTGTCCTCTGTCTTTGCTAAGGATAGGCTGTTACAGACGGGGGTTCTCACAGGCAAGCAGGCACAGTATGTGGGCTGGACAACAGTGATCTCTTGCCCAGTGAGGGTGCATTCTGGGTGGGGGTCCCCCCTCCCACTGTGGGATTTTGGGGGTGAGGACACTGGATAGAGGTGGAGGCCATCTTCTAACACCCTGGTTGGTTCCTTCTAGGTCTCTGATGATGAATACACCAAACTCCTCCATGATGGAATCCAGCCTGTGGCCGCCATTGACTCCAACTTTGCCAGTTTCACCTACACCCCTCGCTCTCTGCCCGAGGATGACACTTCCATGGTGAGCTGGCCCTCCCCCATTTGATTGCAAGAGCCAGAGGTTTAAGTTAGATGTGGATAGGAACTTCCTGGCAAGACAGTCATCACCAAAGGCTGGGGAGCCTCCCTCAGGGATGGAGTGGGCGTGTGGTCTGCCAGCATGGGCCCCACGGCCCGCCCAGGGCTCGGGGCTGGACTGGATGATCACCAAGGGCTGCTCCAGAGCCAACAGTGCCCGGGGCGTGTGGCCTCAGGTTTGGTACCTCCTCCCTGGGTTTCTAAGATTTTGTGTGAGCTAGGTTTCAAGAGTCCTTAGATCCTGTTTCTGAAAGTTCATGGCACTGAGAACGCTTGGCTCTACCATTTCATGGTTCTctaggttttgggttttgtttttttatggttcTCTGGTTTAGATCTAAAGTTCTAAGATTCCAAAATTTTGGAGGCTTCAAGAAGGGCCAAGGCAGGGGACCCATTTTGAAACTGACAGTCCCTCTGatccctcccttctgctctctccAGGCCATTCTGAGCATGCTGCAGGACATGAATTTCATCAACAACTACAAAATCGACTGCCCAACTCTGGCCCGGTGcgcaccccagccctcccctccacgtgcaggcagccctgggctttgcctccctctgtcctccattCTCACATCCATTGCCCCAGCACTCCGGAAAGGGGTCTCTGTGGGTGACTGGGAGTGGCCCGGTCTGTGGGAGTGGGGCAGATCCCTGAGTGAGAGGCAATTCCTGGACTCCTGGACCACAAGTAAAGGAAAGGAATGGGGCAAGGTAGAGCCtgaagggcttcctggaggaggagagccTGAGGCCCCTCTGctgccctctctcctcctcccaggtTCTGCTTGATGGTGAAGAAGGGCTACCGGGATCCCCCCTACCACAACTGGATGCATGCCTTTTCTGTCTCCCACTTCTGCTACCTGCTCTACAAGAATCTGGAGCTCTCCAACTACCTCGAGTGAGTGGTTGCACTGGCCGCCCAGTCTGGCAGCTGCTAGGGTCCCCTTCTTTGGGATAGGGAGGCACCTCCAGTGTGGCAGGCCCCCGACATGCATCGCCTCCTGGAACCCTCTTAACAGTCTCGTGAGGAAAGTTGCATAGCCCCATTTTCTGGGTGGGACCTGTTCACAGTCACATACCCCTGGAGTAGTGAGCCTGTCAAACTCCAAACCAGGGCTGCTTCCCAGGAAAGGGACCCAGGTGTCCTGAGCTCCTGTCCGGTGGCTCCTGGACATCTCGTGCAGCCATTCTTCCTCTGGATGTGTGGGAGGGGGCTGATCTCCCTCTCCCGTCTGCCTCACAACCAGGGACATCGAGATCTTCGCCTTGTTTATTTCCTGCATGTGTCACGACCTGGACCACAGAGGCACAAACAACTCCTTCCAGGTGGCCTCGGTGAGACTCTGCCCTCCTCGTAGTGGGCACCTTCCTGGGGACATCTGGGAATCTCATCCCTCCAGCCTGAGGAGAGGTGGGACCTGGTGAGACCAGGAGCTGGTTTAGAGCTGGGAGGAGGCTCACCGAGGCTTTGCATGGGTTCCAAGACGGGAGAGTGGcgaggggcagggaggacaggGCAATGCCTAGCCTGCTATGGCAGGCACTTACATCGGAATGGGAGGGGTGATGGGGATTTCCTGAACTTTTCCAGAAATCGGTGCTGGCTGCGCTCTACAGCTCTGAAGGCTCCGTCATGGAGGTACCACCATTCCACCCAGTAGCCCTGTACCCATCATCCTCTTAAGGCTGGTGACTTACATAGTTACTGTGACCCACCTCCTCCCTTTCCCAAGCCCTGCTCTCCAGACAGGCCCCGAGGGCTGTAGCCAGCCCCCCAGGACACGTCTGGCTCCTTTTGCTGGATGGGCTTGGAGCGGTGCCGGTGTGGATGGGGGTGTGAGTCAGCCTGCAGGTTTTGCCCGAGCCCGGGTCTGCACAGGGAGGACTTGTATTTAGCATGTTTCTCTTTGCCTATCTGGGAATGCCCTgtgcaacccccaccccaccaggcctAGGGTTGCTCTGCCCATCACACCCAATTTTGCCTTAGGTTGTTTGGATTGGGTCTGTCCAACCCCAGATAGAAGCTCCTTGGAGCAGGACAAAATCTGAGACATCTCTGAATTCCCTGCACTTGGCACggggcttggcacagagtagaaGCCAAACTTGCAAGGTCACCTTGCCCCACGCTGCCCCCCATAACACCCCTCTGGAGACTGCCCCTGTTTGCATGCCCCCGGGAGATGAGGGGCTCACTCCCTCCCAGGAGGCTGCCTGGCAGCCCTGCTTCTGCCCTCTGTGCCCTGGGCTAAACCTGCTCCTCCTAGTGACAGCCCATCGGCATCTGGAGACAGGGGCCTTGCCCTCACCTCATCACTGCCTTTCTTTGTCAGCAAACAAATGTTTGCTGCATGAATTAGTGTCTAGGATTCTGAGGGATCATTTCAGAATGATTCCAGTTTGAGAGGCTCTCAGAGCTTGCCTGGTTGTGTCCCTCCCTGTGACAGCTGAGGGATCTGAGGCTCAGGGCCTGCagggacttgcccagggtcccacagAGAGCCAAaacagagcccagaaagggaaCCAGGTCCCCAGACTCCCTGTGTCTGCCTGCTCTGCTCACCTTGGGGGGCTGGGGCTGTACCAGGTCTGCTCCCTCTCTTGGGGTCAGCGGTGAGCAGCGTCCCCTATCCCCGCTGGGCCTCCATCTttcctctccgccccccccccagagaCACCACTTTGCTCAGGCCATCGCCATCCTCAACACCCACGGTTGCAACATCTTCGACCACTTCTCCCGGAAGGTGacggggccaggggtggggggaagggagtgggagcccagagctggcctgaggcaggagaaggagccgagggagtgggtgggggtgtCTGGCAGGAGGTCTTGAcatcaccccctcccctcaccctggCCCAGGACTATCAGCGTATGCTGGACCTGATGCGGGACATCATCTTGGCCACCGACCTGGCCCATCACCTCCGCATCTTCAAAGACCTCCAGAAGATGGCTGAAGGTGCCTGCTTTTAACCCCAGGCCTCAGGGTTGGGGAAGGAGCACCAAGAGGGTGATGTGCCCAGAGAGCAGCCCCAGGGGTTTAGACCCACCCCCTCCAGCATGGAGCCATCAGACCCAGGCAGATCCAGCACCAGCCCTCTGGCTCCCATCCAGGGTGCTGGATTTCTTGGACCACACACGCACGTGGGGTGGGCCCTGGGGGCCTTGCCCTCAGAGAGAGGGGACTGGGTCCTTGACCCCATCCTCTCCCCAACAGTGGGTTATGACCTAACCAACAAGCAGCACCAtagcctcctcctctgcctccttatGACCTCCTGTGACCTCTCTGACCAGACCAAGGGCTGGAAGACTACCAGGAAGATCGCAGTGAGTGCTTCCCCTCCCCAAGGAGGTGCAGGCTTCACAGCCTGCCCAGTTCTGTGTGGCTCCTGCAGCCCAAACACCCTCTCTGGGCCGAGCTCAGCCTGGCTCAGTTCTGGGGAGACAGAAACCTAGACCACGTCAGGGCGACAGATGGGGAGATTCAGAGAGGGGCATGGACTCACCGGGTGTCACACAGCATGTCAGTGGCTGGCGGAAGCGGGGCCGGAACCCAGCCACTCCTTCCCATCTGGGGCAATCCCCCGGCCAAACTGGGCCTGAGGTGGGGCTGAGGGATGCCTCAGTTTGCCATCTTGGGAATGAGCTGTAGAGGAGCTCGGGTGGATGGATCCCATGCACAGACTGTGACGAGAGTGTTGACGTTTCAGGAGCTGATCTACAAAGAGTTCTTCTCCCAGGGAGACTTGGTACGTGGGGAGTGACCTTGGCCGTCCAGGTTGCGGGGAGGGtccctggcctggggctgggaagggCTGGGTTAGTTTCATCCTGGTGCCTGATGGAGGGTGAAGGGGCCAGGCCTGACAACTTGTACCTGCAGGAGAAGGCCATGGGCAACAGGCCGATGGAGATGATGGACCGGGAGAAGGCCTATATCCCCGAGCTGCAGATCAGCTTTATGGAGCACATCGCAATGCCCATCTACAAGTGAGAGAACTCGGGGGGCCTACTGGGGGGATGGGGCTGGTTGCGGCAGACACAGGTGCTGGGCTGGCCTGCCCAGCTCCCTCTGGGCCCAGCCGTCTCCCCCTGGTCCATAAATGGGGCCTTCACTTCATGCTCTCCTTGAGTGTCCAGTCCTATGCCTCACACTCGGGTGCAAGTCCTACCTGCAGTGTAGCCGGAATCTCCCGTGCCGCTCACAGCCTGACTTCTGGCCCTACCCCTGCACCCTTGCACCCCCAGGCTGCTGCAGGACCTGTTCCCCAAAGCAGCAGAGCTGTACGAACGCGTGGCCTCTAACCGTGAGCACTGGACCAAGGTGTCTCACAAGTTCACCATCCGCGGCCTCCCGAGCAACAACTCGCTGGACTTCCTGGACGAGGAGTACGAGGTGCCTGAGCTGGATGGCACTGGGGCTCCCGTCAATGGCTGTTGCAGCCTTGATGCTGAATGAGCCCCTCCCCGGGACCCTTCCCTGCCCAGGCCTCCTCCTCACAGCCCTCCACTGGACCACAGGTCCTAGGTTCTAATCCAGGACTTACCGTGCCACCCTGGGCAAGCACCGACCTTCCCGGGCCTCAGCTTTCTTGTCTGTATAATGGAAGCAAGACTTCCAGCCTCACCAAGACTTTGTCATTTGTCCTCCGAGAGCACAGGGGTGACTGAGGAGCAGTGGGCCCTGCCCTGTGCCCCTGACCACATCTTGGCAAGTCCTCCACAGCCACGCTTTTTTCTGAGGCAGCCTGGATGGTTTCTCCCGGGCCACGTTCCTGCTCCACCAgatctggccctcttccctcttccaggGTCCTCCTGCAAGGAGGATGTGGGACGTCTCAGTGAGCAGAGAGTGGCTCTTAGAAACAGTCATTAGCTCTGCTGGATGACTAGAAATAGCCATGAGGCCGAAGGTGCCCCTTAGGATCGCCCCTATACTTATGGTGGGCACTGGAACCTGGGAAGCTGCCTGGGCCCCACACAGAAGCTGCCAGAGGGCCAGCTCAGTGCTCTGGGCAGAGGGGGTTCAGGAAGAAAGCAGGATGGGAATGGCGGGCAGAAGGATCCTGGGGCTGGAAGACAGGCTCCAGTTGAGTCAATAATGCTtcctcctggctgtgtgaccctgggcaagtgactCCCCCTATTTGGGTGAGACAAGAGAGTGAGACAATCCATTTTCTAAGACCCCTTTTAGATCAAAGTCCCGTTGGCTCTGTGGAGTCCCAGGAGAAGCCATGGAATGTCCCTGCCACCCTAGGGCAGAGAGCCAACCCTGAGTCCTTCAGGGGCCCCCTGAGTGTCCCCCCTCTTAGCCCAAgtcccttccccatccctgcaGCCAGAGAGGGCTGCCTCAGCCCTAGCAGGGCTCCTGTCTTCTTCAAGGCCATATCTACCCATGCCCTGGGGCTTGGAAGACCCCCATAGGGCCGGGCCTCTTGGGTCAGCCCGGCTGCtggcttctcccttctctgtgttgTTCTGTAtgtgttgtggggtggggggaggggggccaccTGCCTTACCTATTCTGAGTTGCCTTTAGAGAGATGCGTTTTTCTAGGATTCTGTGCAACTGTTGTATATGGTCCCGTGGGCTGACCGCTTTGTACATGAGAATAAATCTATTTCTTTCTACCAACCCTCTCCCATGGGGCTATTTCCAGATATTGTGCACGGAGATGGGGGAAACAGAATTGGGGCCAGCAAATGCTCTTTAGAACTCCTTGGCTACCGGAACCCCCACCCCTTGCGCCTAGCTCCTCTTCTAGGAGAGTCACAGACCTGTCAGAGTACCCCTGGACCAGTCCTCTACCAGACTGTAGGGTCTTAGAGGTGGATGGCGGATGAGGAGGCCTGGCCATGGAGCAGTGAGAGGACATGTTGGCTGGCAGAGATTGTGGACTGGAAAGAAAGAACTGAGGGGCTGAAGCAATCAAGGAGGCTGCCTGGTGGAGGCAGCCTAAAGCTCCTCCTAAACCCTCTGTCTGCTGGCCTACAGGTCATGAGTGCCCATATAGCCAGGGCCTAAGCCTCTGAAACCCCTCCTGGCTTTTCCTATCTGTGTCCCCATAAGTCCTGCCGAAGAAGCACCCCTGAGTCTGATTCTACACCAGATGCAGCCCGAGTTGTGTCGATTTAGTTCCCTGCTTTTCTGGTTGTGAGAGTGTTTGCCTCTGCACAGACAGAGAGGCAGATGCCAGACTGGACCATAAGGAGGCTCTGACAGGTAAAATCTCTAAACCCTGCCCTTCTCTTGCctacaccctcccccccccacccccgtttccTCTCCTGTTCATCTCTTCCAGATCAGCAAAGCTTGCTATGTGAAGTGCTGAACACTGGGATTTCCTTTCctaggagaaagaggaaaggagggctGGGAGGAGATGGTTAGGGTTATCCTATGACCACCAGCAGTGCCCCAGGTGCCAGCCTTTGGGACCACAGAGCCTATTGGTTTCTCACGGTTTGGTACCTGCTCTTCTGGGCTTAATGGTTTTGGACACCTAGCCTTCCCTTAGGAGCTTGGggtccagccccctcccctgcccagcctcTGCTTTGGGCCCCCAGGCTGTCCCTGTCCTCTCGCAGCACAGGACCCAGGCTGACCAATGGGCCCCCAGGCAGGGGCAGGCCAGTGCACAACAGGGCCCCCGGCTGACCGGGGCTGGCTATTCTAACGACATGCAGCTGAGCCCAGCATCAGTGCGGGTTGGCACAGGTGCTTCTCTGCCTGggatccaccccacccccaaccttgaATGTGTGTACGTGTCCCTCTTATACCAGCTTTTGGACAAAGGGAAAGCACAAGTCCCCTGTGTGCACACTGCAGGGACTCCGCTCCCCCTTCCTGCATCTGTTGTCTGTCCCCAGCTCAACCCTCCCTTGAGGACATTTAATCCCATTTGAGGCCCATGCTGTGACACATCCCTCCTTGCCACCCAACTGAGTGAACaattcacaaatatttcctcATGCATGCAGGACCCTGTGCTGAGGCCCAGAGCTAACTGTCCTTGTCCCTGGTCTGGAAGGTCTAGCAGCCTGGCCAGGGAGATATGGTTACAGGACATGACAACTCCATGGGACTCGTGGCCATGGGGCTCCAGGCAGGATCATAAAATAACCCCAGAGGAAAGGCAGCGAGGTCTGAAAGGTGAGCAGGTAGTGTTTTCCTGTGGGCAAAAAGGGGACAGGCGCTCCTGGTAGAAGGAACTGCTCATACAAAGACACACAGggaatgaagagacagagggaagatATGGCCAGACCAgggagggccttgaatgccaggctgGGAAGTTTGGTTTTACTTCCGGGGCTGTGCGGAGCCAGGGAAAGTTTTCAGTGGAAGAGTGACTTGGACCCCGATTTTAGAAAGATCCTGctgggaagcagagaaaggaCTGCAGGACTGAGATGGGGCAGGGGTCCTTCTAGAGCTAATGCTCCGTGCCCTAGCCCGGATCGAGGGAAAGAGGAATTCAAGACATGTTGGAATGGCAGAACCTGGTGACCAATTGGAtggaggtgagggcagagggaggcctgggaggTGGCCTGGAAGGTGGGTCCACGTGGTCCCATGAACCGCCCTGGATGGCCGCTCAGTGCCACTCTTACCTGCAGCCAGGTGCGGGGTGGCGCCTCCAGCAGGAGGTGAGCTCGCGGGAGGATGGGCGGGGCAGCTGTTCGggcggctgggggcggggcggctgGATAAGTGGGAGGACAGCTAGGAGGAGGGGTCTCTGTGCTGCTCTCCCGGGGCCGCTCTCACTAGATCTGAGAACACTAGGCTTGGCCCCATGCCTTCTCGTGGCTGCCCAGCCCTCCCAACTTAATGGTTCCATTTTACATAAAACCTTACTATGATTCTGGAGATACCATATCTCATTCTGTAGCCAAGCAGCTTGAGGTTCAGGGAGCTTAACTAATCTGCCAAGCTTGAGATTTGAGCCCCGCCTGCCTGACTCCCCTCCCATGCTCTTTCCCTGGATTTGAGAAGGGAGATTCAGGAGGGCAgagtctctgtctgtctctgcagGACTGTGGTGGGGGCGTAGGGGTGGTGAGCAAGTGGGGTTGGAGCCCCAGAGAAGGATCTGGGATCAGTTTTGCTTCTGTGTTGCAGAGGCCCctagtggggagagagaagaggtaaAGGGGTGGGTGGCCTATAGTGCAGCTCATGGCCACTAGATGGCACTCAACCCCTGCTCGCCTCACCTCCTCAGGTCTAAGACAGGTgcggggacgggggggggggggggggggggggggggggggggggggggggggggggggaggggggttggggggctaaCCTCACTCCCATCCACTGAGTACACTCCTCTCATGCTCGCACACACagacatgttctctctctctctctctctctctctcacacacacacacacacacacacacgcacacacacacatacacacacagaataacATGCTCATTATGTTGGCAGACACGCTCCTGAGGCTGACTTAACACAGTCTACACGGGGTACACTGTACAAACTCCATAGGGAAAATGGGAAATGTTTCTTGGGGGCCTCTAGCTCCTTTAGCTGCTCTCTGAACAGGCCTGAGGTCCGTCAGTCTTAACCTAAGGGAGAGCCCATGTCTGGGGTGTGTCTGCCTGCTGAGTGGCCTCCCTCTGCATGAGCATCCCTGGGGAGGTGGGACCAGCCTTGTGATCCAGCATGGGTGGAACCTCTCCTCCAGGAGCCGGCACTGTGAGGCCTGGTCCCGTGCTGCTGAAGCTGGGGAGTCAGAGCGGGAGCTAGCTGGAATGCGCAGGGGCCTCCAGAGGAGGCTGGGCTCGGGTCGACGTCGGGATGGGATGACTGGGGCGGGGGTGAGGGTACTGCACATAGGCCAGGAAAGCaggctgggtggtggggagaCGCAGGGTCTGTGCCCAGGACCTCAGCCTTCCCTCACTGCTCGGCCTCCCAAGGCTGTCTCCTTGAGACAGAGTGGGTGCGCCCTGGAGGTAGGGAACACAAGCCAGCCAAAGATGTCGTGAGGTGGCCCGAAAGGGGAGGGGCATGCCCCGGGAGGGCAGCAGCGAGATGCTATTTCCTCAGCCTCAGCTGCAGTGTCCTGGAAGGGCCCCGAGCAGGGAGGTGAAGGGGTTAGAGGCCTGCTCTGAGCAGGAGCTGGGccccagggcagcagggcagcCACACGTCCAAGCTAGACTCGGCACAGTGCCTGAGGACAGAAAAGAGAGTGGgttgacgggggggggggggggggggggggggggggggggggggggggggggggggggggggggggggacgagaggagtggggaggaagaggcagcatGGCTGATTTGGGGAGGATCAAGAATGTCAGGGGAGGCCTCCCATCTGACAGAAATTCGCACTGCTGGGTTCTCTCTCCTGAAACACAAAGCAAGAGTTGTCACCACACACCCAGTCCCTCCAggactttctttt from Zalophus californianus isolate mZalCal1 chromosome 11, mZalCal1.pri.v2, whole genome shotgun sequence harbors:
- the PDE2A gene encoding cGMP-dependent 3',5'-cyclic phosphodiesterase isoform X2 — encoded protein: MRRQPAASRDLLAQEPVPPGSRDARLEDALLSLGSVIHIAGFQRAVKEALSAVLPKVETVYTYLLDGESRLVCEDPPHELPQEGKVREAVLSRKRLGCSGLGPADLPGKPLARLVAPLAPDTQVLVMPLVDKEAGAVAAVILVHCGQLSDSEEWSLQAVEKHTLVALRRVQALQQREPGAASEAVQNPPAGAAGDQKGGVAYTDQDRKILQLCGELYDLDASSLQLKVLQYLQQETQASRCCLLLVSEDNLQLSCKVIGDKVLEEETSFPLTTGRLGRVVEDKKSIQLKDLTSEDVQQLQSMLGCELQAMLCVPVISRATDQVVALACAFNKLGGGLFTDQDECVIQHCFHYTSTVLTSTLAFQKEQKLKCECQALLQVAKNLFTHLDDVSVLLQEIITEARNLSNAEICSVFLLDQNELVAKVFDGGVVDDESYEIRIPADQGIAGHVATTGQILNIPDAYAHPLFYRGVDDSTGFRTRNILCFPIKNENQEVIGVAELVNKINGPWFSKFDEDLATAFSIYCGISIAHSLLYKKVNEAQYRSHLANEMMMYHMKVSDDEYTKLLHDGIQPVAAIDSNFASFTYTPRSLPEDDTSMAILSMLQDMNFINNYKIDCPTLARFCLMVKKGYRDPPYHNWMHAFSVSHFCYLLYKNLELSNYLEDIEIFALFISCMCHDLDHRGTNNSFQVASKSVLAALYSSEGSVMERHHFAQAIAILNTHGCNIFDHFSRKDYQRMLDLMRDIILATDLAHHLRIFKDLQKMAEVGYDLTNKQHHSLLLCLLMTSCDLSDQTKGWKTTRKIAELIYKEFFSQGDLEKAMGNRPMEMMDREKAYIPELQISFMEHIAMPIYKLLQDLFPKAAELYERVASNREHWTKVSHKFTIRGLPSNNSLDFLDEEYEVPELDGTGAPVNGCCSLDAE
- the PDE2A gene encoding cGMP-dependent 3',5'-cyclic phosphodiesterase isoform X1 yields the protein MGQACGHSILCRSQQYPAARPAEPRGQQVFLKPDEPPPPPPQPCADSLQDALLSLGSVIHIAGFQRAVKEALSAVLPKVETVYTYLLDGESRLVCEDPPHELPQEGKVREAVLSRKRLGCSGLGPADLPGKPLARLVAPLAPDTQVLVMPLVDKEAGAVAAVILVHCGQLSDSEEWSLQAVEKHTLVALRRVQALQQREPGAASEAVQNPPAGAAGDQKGGVAYTDQDRKILQLCGELYDLDASSLQLKVLQYLQQETQASRCCLLLVSEDNLQLSCKVIGDKVLEEETSFPLTTGRLGRVVEDKKSIQLKDLTSEDVQQLQSMLGCELQAMLCVPVISRATDQVVALACAFNKLGGGLFTDQDECVIQHCFHYTSTVLTSTLAFQKEQKLKCECQALLQVAKNLFTHLDDVSVLLQEIITEARNLSNAEICSVFLLDQNELVAKVFDGGVVDDESYEIRIPADQGIAGHVATTGQILNIPDAYAHPLFYRGVDDSTGFRTRNILCFPIKNENQEVIGVAELVNKINGPWFSKFDEDLATAFSIYCGISIAHSLLYKKVNEAQYRSHLANEMMMYHMKVSDDEYTKLLHDGIQPVAAIDSNFASFTYTPRSLPEDDTSMAILSMLQDMNFINNYKIDCPTLARFCLMVKKGYRDPPYHNWMHAFSVSHFCYLLYKNLELSNYLEDIEIFALFISCMCHDLDHRGTNNSFQVASKSVLAALYSSEGSVMERHHFAQAIAILNTHGCNIFDHFSRKDYQRMLDLMRDIILATDLAHHLRIFKDLQKMAEVGYDLTNKQHHSLLLCLLMTSCDLSDQTKGWKTTRKIAELIYKEFFSQGDLEKAMGNRPMEMMDREKAYIPELQISFMEHIAMPIYKLLQDLFPKAAELYERVASNREHWTKVSHKFTIRGLPSNNSLDFLDEEYEVPELDGTGAPVNGCCSLDAE